The sequence gccgcgcccgcgctggTTCGTGCGCTGCTGCCTCGACCGCGCCCGCGCTGCCGTCCCTGCTTCGACCGGTCCTGCACCACTGTCCacacgccgccgtgccgccatcCGCGCACGGGGGAGTAGAGAgacgggagagggaggggaggggagggccgCCGCACCGCCATCCGCGCGCGGGGAGTGGAGTGGAGGGAGAgacgggaggggagggagaggagggcagccgcgccgccatccGCGCGCGGCGAGGTGAGTGGAGGGAGAGACGGGGCGCGGCGAAGCGCACTATTGACCTAGTGCTCTCTAGACAATGTGGTAAGTTCAAGCATCGGACGCTCCGTGGTAGATGATTGGCCGACTGCCGACACCTGCCAAACAGTGACAGGTTATATATTGTTCAACCTATCTGAGACTGAGACTGAGACTGAGACTGAGACGAGCCTCTTATTTTATTTGAGACTGAGACTGAGACGAGCCTCTTATTTTATTTATAGTAGCCCAGATTTCGTCCAGACGTTGCCATGCCGGTGGAGATGGCTGCCGATCTAAACCGGCTTGTGTCCAAGACCAAGGTCCAAGGGAATCCCTAGTTATCTTCCAAAAAGGGTCCTCCCATTGATGAGCGAGATAATTCGAGCGGGCGCCCATTTCTGAGACACACCAACAACCTCCTTTCGCGCTTTTCCTCGATCCGCAGCGGGGATTTTTATGATCCCGACGGAAAACGGTGGCAGCTCGATCTGAGGTCCCGGCGGTATTTACCGGTGCCCtaaccccgtgcagtgcgtgcGTTAGCCATGGATGCGTGCACATGTGAGCTTCGGCGAGCTAGCTAGCTTCAGTTCCCTCACCCTTCTTCCATAGCAGGCAACAGTCGCGTCGGACACTCCATGCCCGATCCTCTCGTGAAGAAAAGGGAACCCAGTAGCTGAGGTCACTGGATACACAGTGGCTAGCGGGGCCGTGCAAGCTCCCATAACGGTTGGTATGCTCCCCATGCTCGCCTGAACCGGCCGGCCGGTAGTGACTGACAACCCCTCCGGCGAGCTAATAGCTTTCCACATCGCAAAGACAAAATaggaaaagaaggaaaaacaaaataCTCGGCGAACTTGGCGGCCAACCAGAATCAGTTAATAGAAAAGTTTTCTAGCTAATAATAGGAAAAAAGGACCTAGCTAACGTGGCACCTAGCACCAGCTTTTTTCTATCACCAGCTAAGGTGGGCACtgtgtaggggtggtaatgggccatgactCTAGTGAtttcttcacagcccaacaagatcttaaatttttttagctcaaaattatataaaattagagctTAGCCCTTTTAAAACCCGgcctttagatttttttagttcaaaatattaggccctttaccacccctagtacTGTGTGTACTTACTGTGGACGTGAGCCcgccctgcctgcctgcctgcgtcTCACTGAAGGAGACAGTGCACCACCCCTGCCTTGCACAGAGCCCGAGCCGCCGCGGCTTTAAAACCGCCTCACCCGCAGCTCGCTCCCTGCCGGAACCCACACACATCGTCTCCCTCGCTAGCGTGCAGCTGCGGCTAGCTAGCGCACCGAACGCGGCACACCATGAGCAGCTCGCCACCcctgcccggcgccggcggcaacgGCACGGGCCTCATCAAGACCGTGTACCGCCGCGTCGTGGACAACTTCCTCGCCGTCGTGACGGTgccgctcgcggccgccgccctcgtcgccgcggcgcggctcggGCCCGACGACGCTGGCCGGCTCCTCCGGGAGGCCCGGGCCGCGCACCTGTTCCTGGCCGCGTTCctcccggccgcggcggcgaccgtgtACCTCATACACCGCCCGCGCGCGGTGTACCTGGTGGACTACGCCTGCTTCCGCACGGCGCCCAACTGCCGCGTGCCCTTCTCCACGTTCCTGGAGCACGCCAAGCAGGTTCCCGCGCTCAACGAGCGCAGCGTCCGGTTCATGACCCGGCTGCTGGAGCGCTCGGGGCTCGGGGAGGAGACGTGCCTGCCCCCGGCCCACCACTACATCCCGCCCTACAAGTACTGCACCCTcgacgcggcgcgcggcgaggtggACCTCGTCGTCTTCGGCGCCCTCGACGACCTCTTCGCCAAGACCGGGATCAGCCCGGGCGCCGTCGACATCCTCGTTGTCAACTGCAGCCTCTTCTGCCCGACCCCGTCCTTCGTCGACATGATCGTCCGCAGGTACGGGATGCGGGAGGACATCCGGAGCGTGCACCTCTCCGGGATGGGGTGCAGCGCGGGGCTCATCTCCGTGGGGCTGGCGCGCAACCTCCTGCAGGTGGCGCCCCGCAGCGCGCACGCGCTGGTGGTGTCCACGGAGACCATCACGCCCAACTACTACGTCGGCAGCGAGCGCGCCATGCTCCTGCCCAACTGCCTCTTCCgcatcggcggcgcggcggcgctgctgtccAACTCGCCGGCGCGGGCCCGGTTCCGGCTCAGGCACGTCGTGCGCACGCTCACCGGCGCGCGGGACGACGCCGCGTACGCCTGCGTGTTCCAGCAGGAGGACGAGCGGGGCAACGTCGGGATCAACCTGAACAAGGACCTGATGGCCATCGCCGGGGACGCGCTCAGGGCCAACGTCACCGCGATCGGGCCGCTGGTGCTGCCGGCGTCGGAGCAGCTGCTGTTCGCGCTCTCCTTCATCGCGCGCAAGGTGCTGAGCGGCAGGGTGCGGCCGTACATCCCGGACTTCCGCACGGCGTTCGAGCACTTCTGCATCCACGCGGGGGGCCGCGCGGTGATCGACGAGCTGCAGCGCAGCCTGGGGCTGTCGGACGAGCAGGTGGAGGCGTCGCGGATGGCGCTGCACCGGTTCGGGAACACGTCGAGCAGCTCGCTCTGGTACGAGCTGGCCTACATCGAGGCCAAGGGCCGGATGAGGAAGGGCGACCGCGTGTGGATGATTGGGTTCGGGTCCGGGTTCAAGTGCAACAGCGCGGCGTGGGAGTGCATCGAGCCGGCGGCGAACGCCGAGGGGCCGTGGGCCACGGCGATCCACAGGTACCCGGTGGACATTCCGGACGTGCTCAAGCACTGACTGATGATCACTCTGCTCTGTCTTGGGCATGCACCCAACATGTGTGCAGTGCTTATTGCTTTTCTCTGAATGGTACAGTGTATCGTCCTATCCCTGTGGAATAATGCATGGAGCCCTGTACACCCTGGTCTCTATACTGTAGCACCATGCGTGTGCGTGCGTGGCAAAGCCATGAAGAAACAGGTTAAcaggagtgtgtgtgtgtgaactCAACCTGTTGCAAACAGTATACTAGCTCTCACTACTGTCTTAGTTCTGCAGTCGGCGACCGTCGCTACCGGACATATTAAATAGGGAAAAGCTATAGTTTGCTCGAGTGTTTCTGGCGTCGCTGTCACTCGATTTTGCCACCGTCCGATATCTGTGCTGGTTGCCTCACGCTCGTCTGATCTGCCCTGTTGTCTATTTTGTTTCTGTTAGCTGGCATGTATGTGGGCCCAGTTTGTCAgcatatttatttgattttttggGAACCGCGCCCATTTTCCTTTTACACGGGTTGGGGTCGTCGAGACCCAGCACTTTCCCCATCCTTTCTCGTCCAATCCGGCGAGGGGGCGATCCACAAATCCAGCCGGTGAGTTGCGTCGATCCACCCCTCGCGTTTTGATTTTGCTTAGCGATCTCCCCGATGATTGCCTGTGTTGTGCTTTTTGGTTGGTGATCAGAGTTGTTTGGGGTTGTTTTGGACGCTGATTTTGTCGATGCTTTTTGAGGAGTTTTCTGGCTCACTTTGATCCCCCGCGTTGCGCTCCGCATTCATCATCTGCTCCCGGGCGTATAGCTAATCTGAcgttgatttggttggatatTAGTGTTGTTGGTGGCTTCGGCGCCTATTTTTCTGTTGGTGATTTCTGGAGATTTTTTTGGACCCTGCTTTGATTTCGCGCACGGTGCTATCCATTCCTGATCTGCTATGCCCCCTAGCTGTGCTCAAGTGTTTGATTTCGCACGCGCCGCGCCCCTGGTGCGGATTTCGTGTTTGATTTTCGCGCGCATCACCCCCCATTCCTGATCTGCTATGTACCTAGCTGTGTTCTAGTGTTTCATCTCTGCACGCGTTGCCTGCTGGTGCAGATTCTCGTTTTGACTTCGCGCGTGTCGCCCTCCATTTTTCCTGATCTACTATGTTCGCCTAGGTGTGTTCTGGTGTTTGATGCCGCCCGCGCTGCTTGCTGAGCCTTCtcgtttgttttgtttctttcactGACAAGTGGGTCCCACTTTTTATTTTGCTTTTTTGATTCTACGGTTACTTTCCTCTTTTATTCCCCGCTCGTTGCCCTCGTTTCTGTTTCGAATTCATTTTTCCTCCTCCCTTTTCTGAGCGCTCCGAGCTGCCCCCTTCTCGCACTCGCCCTGCTCCTCTTATCGTTCGTCGGTTTCTAGTGTTTTAGGTGAGTTTTCTTGAGTTAGGGCGCTCTATTCCCTTCGCATTGTTCCCCGGTTTGTTTGTTCGGTTGATTTTTGCTTCAATTTGTTGCTGTTTTTGCTGGATTTGGTTTGTTCGGTAGAGTTCATGGGTTCGTTCTGTTTGGTTCGATCTGTTGTGGTTGATTGATTTGGAATCAACCATTCTGTTGGTTTCTGATGTTGTTTATGGTGCGAGTTGAGTTGTGCCTTTGATTTATTCGTTCGATTTCTCGGTTTATTTTGATGAGATTGGCGCTGTTGTTGGAGTTCATGTGGTCCTATTATTCAATTCGCAGTTGGATCCGCTTATTTGTGTATGGCATTTCCTAGATCTTGGCTCATATTGTTTCTGACGTTGGAGTTCATGTGTTTATTTTACTCGATTCGCAATGGGATCCGCTTTTTGTGATTCATTCTAGTTCATCGCTTCCTTTCATTCGATTTTGCCCCGCAGCTTATCACTTGTTGTTGCGTTTCTGTGTTCCCCTCCCCCCTTGAATTTTGGGTTTAAGCAACTTTTAGGTTGAGCTTGCATTTTGTCTGGTGCTCCTCATGAAGTTACACAGTTGTTTAGTTAGTGTTTATGTAGTTTCTTCAGATGGAGATATTCATTAGAGGTTTCGTTTCTCCTAGGTTTTGTAGTTACATAGTTTTTTTCTGTAGATTGTTAGTTTACAACTTTATTTGTTATACTGTGTCTGACAACATTTTGTAGCATTGTGGATCTCTATTATGATATGATCTagtttgcttttattttaatttgTACTATCATGTCAATGTCTGATATATGCTATATTCATATGCTTTCATAATTTTCTTACCTCATCACTGAATGCTATGCAGATGGTGAGGAAGAAGCGTAAAGCTGTTATAGATTTAGAAAGCTCTGAAGAATGTGATGCTGGGAAGTTTGATGGCTTGTATGATTCTGAATCTGATCTCCATATTGATGTTGACAATCTCAGTGATGtatgttattttttattttcagattCAAGCATTTTGCTACTATGTTCTACTTTTTGTATAACTTTTACATTCTTTTCTGCATGATGGTGATAACATTCTTACTATGTTTATTCTGAATTTGTTTGTATTTTGCTGTTTATAGCATTCGTATTCTCCTGATGATGATAGTGTCAAACGTGCTGCTTATAAACAACTTCTTAAGGAGGTACAATATGCATTCTTCGTCGATATGgatttttaatttcttattTAAGTTATACTATTGTTTCAATCTGTTTTTTTTCATCAATTTCTGCAGTATACTGAAATTAAGCTTTTGACGAGGAAGTTGGCCTTGTCTCTCTCTAAAGAGGTTATATTTCTTCTATTCTTCTTATTGATTTTCATCTAGTTTGTATATGATAGCGAGAATTTCTACAGTATATAGGATTCTAGAAAATTACACCAGCTACTTGTGTAACTTACAGTACAATGAGCACTATAATTTTACAACAAAAGCACTGTCAATATAATGCCAACATCcatttcttttctccatttacTTTCGAAATAATATTACACTTGatttgtacaattttttttgtctaaTTTAATTTGGCTTTTACTTTTGTACTATGTTTTATTAGTATTTGGATTAACATTTCAatcttttttttcaatcatatttttttgaatgCTTTTTTTTTACGCTGCGGATGATAGTATTTTTGTTTCATGCTTTTTAGGAAAAGAAGTCCCACTCATTGAAAAGGCCAAAAGATGCTTTTACAAGATTCTCTGTTTCCAACCTTTCGTCAGTCATTGATTCTTTGACTCCTGATCAAAAGAAGATTATTGATAATTTTGGATTTGGTTCTCTACTTCATTTTGATAAGTGCTTTGTTCCAAATAAGTTTGCTCAGTGGGTTGCTAGGCTTGTGAATCATAGATCTGGTGATATTGTTATTGATGGCAAAGTTATTTCTCTTACAAAGCAATCAGTACATCTAGTTCTTGGTCTCCCAATTTCTGATAAACCTTTTCCTGTCAATCCTGCTACTGGTAAAGCTGTGGTTCTGTCTAAGTTTGGAAAGAAATCTATCCCGCCGGTTTCCTTCTTTGCGAACAAATTCTTGGATAAAGAACCTATGTCAGATGAAGAAGTCTTGATTTGTTTCATTCTGGTTGCTATGCATAGTTTTCTGTGTGCTAATTCATCAGTGACACCTAGTTATAAGTATTTTGGTATATTTGAAGATCTTCATAATGCCAAACAGTATGACTGGTGTGGGTATATCTTGGATTGGTTGCTTGATTGTGTTAAGACCTTTAACCGAGGAAAATGTTCAAAGGATTATGATGGTGGTACTCTTGGCGGCTGCCTCTATTATCTTGCTGTAAGTCTTGTTTGtacttttatttaaaaaaaaattctactttTTACCATTTGTTTGCCGTAAGTTATGTTACTTTGATCAtaactcttttctttgtttATGTATGTTGATTATTATAGGTGCTTTATTTGGATCATGTTGATTTTGGTGCTCGTCAAGTCTCTGATAATGTTCCCCGCATAACTGTTTGGAAAGGTGGTATGATTCAGGAATATGCTGAATTTGATATGAAGTCTACTGGTTCTTATGGTTATCATCCCTTACTTGATCATTCTCATACTTGCTATGCAAAGGTATTGTTTTTAATTTGCAAATTCTTTTTGTTATCATTTATTGTAAATACTAATCCTTTTTTTAATTAATAGGATCTCAGATTCTTGGACAACCCCTCTGCTTTGAATTTGGATGAGTCTTTTCTAGAAAAGCTTGATTCATTTTCTGGTTGCAATCTTCCTCTTACTTTGAAGAACAATATCTGCTACCTTAtccagaaattttgtttcaaTTGTGGTGTTTCTATTAATATGAATGTCCAATCGATTAATTCATTACCTGATGATTTGAA comes from Panicum virgatum strain AP13 chromosome 4K, P.virgatum_v5, whole genome shotgun sequence and encodes:
- the LOC120704665 gene encoding 3-ketoacyl-CoA synthase 6-like yields the protein MSSSPPLPGAGGNGTGLIKTVYRRVVDNFLAVVTVPLAAAALVAAARLGPDDAGRLLREARAAHLFLAAFLPAAAATVYLIHRPRAVYLVDYACFRTAPNCRVPFSTFLEHAKQVPALNERSVRFMTRLLERSGLGEETCLPPAHHYIPPYKYCTLDAARGEVDLVVFGALDDLFAKTGISPGAVDILVVNCSLFCPTPSFVDMIVRRYGMREDIRSVHLSGMGCSAGLISVGLARNLLQVAPRSAHALVVSTETITPNYYVGSERAMLLPNCLFRIGGAAALLSNSPARARFRLRHVVRTLTGARDDAAYACVFQQEDERGNVGINLNKDLMAIAGDALRANVTAIGPLVLPASEQLLFALSFIARKVLSGRVRPYIPDFRTAFEHFCIHAGGRAVIDELQRSLGLSDEQVEASRMALHRFGNTSSSSLWYELAYIEAKGRMRKGDRVWMIGFGSGFKCNSAAWECIEPAANAEGPWATAIHRYPVDIPDVLKH
- the LOC120701852 gene encoding uncharacterized protein LOC120701852, translated to MVRKKRKAVIDLESSEECDAGKFDGLYDSESDLHIDVDNLSDHSYSPDDDSVKRAAYKQLLKEYTEIKLLTRKLALSLSKEEKKSHSLKRPKDAFTRFSVSNLSSVIDSLTPDQKKIIDNFGFGSLLHFDKCFVPNKFAQWVARLVNHRSGDIVIDGKVISLTKQSVHLVLGLPISDKPFPVNPATGKAVVLSKFGKKSIPPVSFFANKFLDKEPMSDEEVLICFILVAMHSFLCANSSVTPSYKYFGIFEDLHNAKQYDWCGYILDWLLDCVKTFNRGKCSKDYDGGTLGGCLYYLAVLYLDHVDFGARQVSDNVPRITVWKGGMIQEYAEFDMKSTGSYGYHPLLDHSHTCYAKDLRFLDNPSALNLDESFLEKLDSFSGCNLPLTLKNNICYLIQKFCFNCGVSINMNVQSINSLPDDLKATFCALLKHVYSIDSHSKNLVLDLIKLLADSFGDDDLGTAPSGSGPHGNSPVFKDDGEINADVNDDVPLSQYELHKAAQCSPCNDNSHIGQLHSSPSTAANRSVHDMRIVTPLPVPNLSRSASKSCNPNLTSASVDRVMANLMKKTPVVETSPKFDSAPSSSTQRSTSFISYLFYMLFISFSFF